The Coffea arabica cultivar ET-39 chromosome 4e, Coffea Arabica ET-39 HiFi, whole genome shotgun sequence genome includes a window with the following:
- the LOC113741844 gene encoding uncharacterized protein, producing MVIFSMNSKRIRRPNVRLWEIGDLPAAFARASYHRSGASLGQKRWKRKFSEVGESEYLQVSTEKQPEHTILDPSVSPRIINDIQHNRENKDPNSLKVASEFVNSDERNMTNCNLDFGTITRRSRLMKRRKRNPNSTSSLFGDPWNSKTGGQKTVQDEKGYGWNQNVACTSAADLDIFPVNGFKDSSQNETSAMSKEAWENEIDDLNSRGMLQKPRGFSIEGACYEENATFLQFARGHNDKESSGCDVNGVSQWLEELGLGKFAELFEMHEVDEETLPFLTFEDLKDMGIVSVGPRRKLFNAIQQLKGGRHVGVCIKLMSFKIKGNMSCPFDVCWHHLIVVMVGRTSSFMFGMLVFRKLWGYTA from the exons ATGGTGATATTTAGCATGAATTCAAAGAGGATAAGAAGACCAAATGTTAGGTTATGGGAAATAGGTGATCTACCTGCAGCCTTCGCACGTGCGAGTTATCATAGAAGTGGTGCAAGTTTAGGGCAGAAGAGATGGAAAAGAAAGTTTTCTGAAGTTGGGGAGTCAGAATACCTCCAGGTTTCTACTGAAAAACAACCTGAGCATACAATCTTGGATCCTAGTGTTTCTCCAAGGATTATCAATGATATCCAACATAACAGAGAGAACAAGGACCCTAACTCTTTAAAAGTAGCATCTGAATTTGTCAATTCAGATGAAAGAAATATGACCAATTGTAATCTGGATTTTGGAACCATAACTCGGAGGTCTAGGCTCATGAAGCGAAGAAAACGGAACCCTAATAGCACTTCTAGTCTATTTGGTGATCCTTGGAACTCAAAAACTGGTGGGCAGAAAACTGTTCAAGATGAGAAAGGTTATGGGTGGAATCAAAATGTTGCATGCACATCAGCTGCTGATTTGGACATCTTTCCTGTTAATGGCTTTAAGGATTCTTCGCAGAATGAAACATCAGCAATGAGCAAAGAAGCTTGGGAGAACGAGATTGATGACCTGAATAGTAGGGGGATGCTGCAGAAGCCCAGAGGCTTCTCGATTGAGGGTGCTTGCTATGAAGAGAATGCAACCTTTCTGCAATTTGCGAGAGGACACAATGATAAAGAATCCAGTGGTTGTGATGTAAATGGTGTCAGCCAATGGCTGGAAGAGCTTGGTCTTGGTAAGTTTGCTGAATTGTTTGAAATGCATGAAGTTGATGAAGAAACTCTGCCTTTTCTTACTTTTGAAGATTTGAAAGACATGGGAATTGTTTCTGTTGGGCCTCGTCGGAAGTTGTTTAATGCAATTCAGCAGCTAAAAGGAGGCAG GCATGTTGGTGTTTGCATAAAGCTCATGAGTTTCAAAATCAAAGGTAATATGAGTTGTCCTTTTGATGTTTGTTGGCATCATCTTATTGTGGTTATGGTTGGAAGGACATCCAGTTTCATGTTTGGCATGCTAGTTTTCAGGAAGTTATGGGGTTATACAGCCTAA